In Amycolatopsis jiangsuensis, the following proteins share a genomic window:
- a CDS encoding acyl-CoA dehydrogenase family protein produces MPLQTPKSSWSSTPELQDLRELSRSFLQKELVPHQERWAAEKKLDREVWNKAGSLGLLCLSIPEEYGGGGGTFAHEAVLYEEQARCGDNAWGVTVHNGIVAHYLMSYAAEEKKREWLPKLASGEFVGAIAMTEPGTGSDLQNIKTRAVREGGDYVINGAKTFITNGFHSDLVVVACKTDPEAGAQGVSLIAVETDTPGFRRGRVLDKVGLKGQDTAELFFDDVRVPAANLLGDQEGQGFIQLMTQLPQERLIIAVTAVAGLEAAVDLTIDYTKERTAFGRPIFTFQNTKFKLAEAATEAAVSRAFLDQCIERHLRGELDVQGAAMAKLWTTERVNKVVDDCVQLFGGYGYMTEYPIARAWADVRISRIFGGTSEIMKEIISRTL; encoded by the coding sequence GTGCCGTTGCAGACCCCGAAGAGCTCGTGGAGCAGCACTCCGGAACTCCAGGACCTCCGGGAGCTTTCCCGGTCGTTCCTGCAGAAGGAGCTCGTCCCGCACCAGGAACGCTGGGCGGCGGAGAAGAAGCTCGACCGCGAGGTCTGGAACAAGGCCGGTTCGCTCGGCCTGCTCTGCCTGTCGATCCCGGAGGAGTACGGCGGGGGAGGCGGCACGTTCGCGCACGAGGCCGTGCTCTACGAGGAGCAGGCGCGCTGCGGCGACAACGCCTGGGGCGTCACCGTCCACAACGGAATCGTCGCGCACTACCTGATGTCCTACGCGGCGGAGGAGAAGAAGCGGGAGTGGCTGCCGAAGCTCGCCAGCGGCGAGTTCGTGGGGGCCATCGCGATGACCGAACCGGGCACCGGCTCGGATCTGCAGAACATCAAGACCCGCGCTGTGCGCGAGGGCGGCGACTACGTCATCAACGGCGCGAAGACGTTCATCACCAACGGTTTCCACTCCGATCTGGTGGTGGTCGCGTGCAAGACCGACCCGGAAGCCGGCGCGCAGGGCGTCTCGCTGATCGCCGTCGAGACGGACACCCCCGGCTTCCGCCGCGGCCGGGTGCTGGACAAGGTCGGGCTCAAGGGCCAGGACACCGCCGAGCTGTTCTTCGACGACGTCCGGGTGCCCGCCGCGAACCTGCTGGGTGATCAGGAGGGCCAGGGCTTCATCCAGCTCATGACGCAGCTGCCGCAGGAACGGCTGATCATCGCGGTGACCGCGGTCGCCGGGCTGGAGGCGGCGGTGGACCTCACCATCGACTACACCAAGGAACGCACCGCGTTCGGCCGCCCGATCTTCACCTTCCAGAACACGAAGTTCAAGCTCGCCGAAGCGGCCACGGAAGCCGCCGTGTCGCGTGCGTTCCTGGACCAGTGCATCGAACGGCACCTGCGTGGCGAGCTGGACGTGCAGGGCGCGGCGATGGCGAAGCTGTGGACCACCGAGCGGGTGAACAAGGTCGTGGACGACTGCGTGCAGCTCTTCGGCGGCTACGGCTACATGACCGAGTATCCGATCGCCCGCGCCTGGGCGGACGTGCGGATCTCCCGCATCTTCGGCGGGACGAGCGAGATCATGAAGGAGATCATCTCCCGCACGCTGTGA
- a CDS encoding TetR/AcrR family transcriptional regulator, with amino-acid sequence MTELARGHRTQAERREQTRTALLDATIECLVDIGYARASVQEICARARVSKGAVQHYFATKAELMAAAVEHLTTKLRTRLAASLDALPGGSSGVAAAIDLLWTGYSGTLSTAVTELWVAARTDPELRAAIRPVDRALGRATLEQISQVAGDLPPERAEMLFWLTVNLTRGLALDAELGGDPNRRRQLLAEWKRIAVQLYSDASAGSGSGNIGGSADPHDTGH; translated from the coding sequence ATGACCGAACTCGCCCGCGGGCACCGCACCCAGGCGGAGCGGCGCGAGCAGACACGCACCGCCCTGCTCGACGCGACGATCGAATGCCTGGTGGACATCGGCTACGCACGGGCGTCGGTCCAGGAGATCTGCGCGCGGGCAAGGGTGTCCAAAGGCGCCGTGCAGCACTACTTCGCCACGAAGGCGGAGCTGATGGCCGCGGCGGTCGAGCACCTCACCACGAAGCTGCGCACCCGGCTGGCGGCCTCGCTCGACGCACTGCCCGGCGGATCGTCCGGCGTCGCCGCCGCGATCGACCTGCTGTGGACGGGATACTCGGGCACGCTGTCGACTGCCGTCACGGAACTGTGGGTCGCCGCCCGCACCGATCCGGAGCTGCGGGCGGCGATCCGCCCGGTGGACCGCGCGCTGGGCCGTGCCACGCTCGAGCAGATCAGCCAGGTCGCCGGCGACCTGCCCCCGGAACGGGCGGAAATGCTGTTCTGGCTGACCGTGAACCTCACCCGAGGCCTGGCTCTGGACGCCGAGCTCGGTGGCGACCCGAACCGCCGCCGCCAGCTGTTGGCGGAGTGGAAGCGGATCGCGGTACAGCTGTACTCGGACGCATCCGCCGGGTCGGGGTCCGGGAACATCGGCGGTTCCGCAGACCCGCACGACACCGGACACTGA
- a CDS encoding succinic semialdehyde dehydrogenase produces the protein MTRTSPADPAAGQDLPSTVGGVAGAPTAARAAALVARVTGGADAAPVRMLAPFTGQPVTSLPQADDGEVRAAFAAAREAQREWSATSVAQRQRFLVRLHDLLLDRQAEVLDLVQVEAGKARIDAFDEVSATALVAAFYGKHSAKILSPRRQAGVIPALTKAGELRHPKGVVGIISPWNYPLALTAMDVFPALAAGNAVVQKPDNQTALSALWLQELAEEAGLPAGLWQIVLGRGSRIGDALVEECDYLCFTGSTPTGKDLASRISRRLTGYSLELGGKNPMIVLPDADVAKAATGAVTACFSSAGQLCVSVERIYVHESVREEFTRAFVARTEALKLGGALDYHAGMGSLTSESQLATVTAHVEDARAKGARVLTGGRARPDLGPLFYEPTVLTDVTPEMVPFADETFGPVVSIYGFTDVADAIERANDTPFGLNASVWTRNGRAGWEVGARLKAGTVNVNEGYAATFGTVGVPMGGMKESGAGRRNGAEGLLKYTEAQSIAIQRGLALRPPKPVPGSLWARLMSVSMKLLRRLPGR, from the coding sequence GTGACCAGGACGAGCCCCGCGGACCCTGCGGCCGGGCAGGACTTGCCTTCAACCGTCGGCGGGGTGGCGGGGGCGCCCACCGCGGCCCGTGCTGCCGCGCTCGTGGCGCGGGTGACCGGGGGTGCGGATGCGGCGCCCGTGCGGATGCTCGCGCCGTTCACCGGGCAGCCGGTCACTTCGCTTCCGCAGGCCGACGACGGCGAGGTCCGGGCCGCGTTCGCCGCCGCGCGAGAGGCGCAGCGCGAGTGGTCCGCGACGTCGGTCGCGCAGCGGCAGCGGTTCCTGGTGCGGCTGCACGACCTCCTGCTCGACCGGCAGGCGGAAGTCCTCGACCTGGTCCAGGTGGAGGCCGGCAAGGCGCGGATCGACGCGTTCGACGAGGTCAGCGCCACCGCGCTGGTCGCGGCGTTCTATGGCAAGCACAGCGCGAAAATCCTGTCGCCGCGGCGACAGGCGGGCGTGATCCCGGCGCTGACGAAAGCCGGTGAACTGCGTCATCCCAAGGGCGTGGTCGGGATCATCTCGCCGTGGAACTACCCGCTCGCGCTGACCGCGATGGATGTCTTCCCGGCACTCGCGGCGGGCAACGCGGTGGTGCAGAAGCCGGACAACCAGACCGCGCTGTCCGCGCTCTGGCTGCAGGAACTGGCTGAGGAGGCCGGGCTGCCCGCGGGACTGTGGCAGATCGTGCTCGGGCGGGGTTCGCGGATCGGCGACGCGCTGGTCGAGGAATGCGACTACCTGTGCTTCACCGGATCGACCCCGACCGGCAAGGACCTGGCGAGCCGGATTTCCCGTCGGCTCACCGGCTATTCGCTCGAACTGGGCGGCAAGAACCCGATGATCGTGCTGCCGGACGCGGACGTGGCCAAGGCCGCGACCGGGGCGGTCACCGCGTGCTTCTCCTCGGCCGGGCAGTTGTGCGTGTCAGTGGAGCGGATCTACGTGCACGAGAGCGTCCGCGAGGAGTTCACCCGGGCGTTCGTCGCGCGCACGGAGGCCCTCAAGCTGGGCGGCGCGTTGGACTACCACGCCGGCATGGGGTCGTTGACCTCGGAAAGCCAGCTGGCGACGGTGACCGCGCACGTCGAGGATGCCCGGGCCAAGGGCGCACGGGTACTCACCGGCGGCCGTGCGCGACCGGACCTCGGCCCGCTGTTCTACGAGCCGACCGTGCTGACGGACGTGACGCCGGAGATGGTGCCGTTTGCGGACGAGACCTTCGGGCCGGTCGTGTCGATTTACGGCTTCACCGACGTCGCCGATGCGATCGAACGCGCCAACGACACCCCGTTCGGCCTCAACGCGAGCGTCTGGACGCGCAACGGCCGCGCCGGCTGGGAGGTGGGGGCCCGGCTGAAAGCGGGCACGGTCAACGTGAACGAGGGTTACGCCGCCACGTTCGGGACGGTCGGCGTCCCGATGGGCGGAATGAAGGAGTCCGGCGCGGGCCGCCGCAACGGAGCCGAGGGGCTGCTCAAGTACACCGAAGCGCAGTCGATCGCCATCCAGCGCGGCCTGGCTCTGCGCCCACCGAAACCGGTACCGGGATCATTGTGGGCGCGGCTGATGTCGGTGAGCATGAAGCTGCTGCGCCGTCTGCCCGGCCGCTGA
- a CDS encoding CaiB/BaiF CoA transferase family protein, which produces MKSGPLGGVRVVELAGLAPAPFACMLLADLGAEVIRVDRATPGADVLGIPNDPLTRGRRSVGVNTKTAEGVELVLRLAERADVLVEGFRPGVAERMGLGPQQVHARNPALVYGRITGWGQDGPLAQSAGHDINYIGIAGALDPVGRAGERPVPPLNLVGDFGGGGLLLAMGVLAALHERTTSGRGQVVDASMVEGAALLTTSLHGMHAAGLWPGERGQNLLDGGAPFYDTYETADGEYVAVGAIEMRFWADLVKVLDLPAEDLPVHVDQSQWLRLREILATAIRGFTRDELLARAEGTDACLTPVLSPWEAAAHPQNAARGTFVDIGGTVQPAPAPRFDRTPAATPDAPPRTGADTTDVLTELGYDADGLTALREAGTIA; this is translated from the coding sequence GTGAAGTCAGGTCCACTGGGCGGCGTGCGGGTGGTGGAGCTGGCCGGGCTCGCGCCCGCCCCGTTCGCCTGCATGCTGCTGGCCGACCTCGGCGCGGAGGTGATCCGCGTCGACCGCGCGACGCCGGGTGCCGACGTGCTCGGGATCCCGAACGACCCGCTCACCCGCGGCCGGCGCTCGGTCGGTGTGAACACGAAGACGGCCGAAGGTGTCGAGCTGGTGCTGCGCCTCGCCGAACGCGCCGACGTGCTGGTCGAGGGCTTCCGTCCCGGCGTCGCGGAACGGATGGGTCTCGGCCCGCAGCAGGTGCACGCGCGCAACCCGGCGCTGGTCTACGGCCGGATCACCGGCTGGGGACAGGACGGCCCGCTCGCCCAGTCGGCCGGGCACGACATCAACTACATCGGGATCGCCGGCGCGCTCGACCCGGTCGGCCGGGCCGGTGAGCGCCCGGTGCCGCCGCTGAACCTCGTCGGCGACTTCGGCGGTGGTGGCCTGCTGCTCGCCATGGGCGTGCTGGCCGCGCTGCACGAGCGCACGACTTCCGGGCGCGGGCAGGTCGTGGACGCCTCCATGGTCGAGGGCGCGGCGCTGCTGACCACGAGCCTGCACGGGATGCACGCGGCCGGGCTGTGGCCGGGGGAGCGTGGGCAGAACCTGCTCGACGGCGGCGCTCCGTTCTACGACACCTACGAGACCGCGGACGGCGAGTACGTCGCTGTCGGCGCGATCGAGATGCGGTTCTGGGCGGATCTGGTCAAGGTGCTCGACCTGCCCGCCGAAGACCTGCCGGTGCACGTCGACCAGTCCCAATGGCTGCGGTTGCGTGAAATCCTGGCCACGGCGATCCGCGGGTTCACTCGCGACGAGCTGCTCGCTCGCGCCGAAGGTACCGACGCCTGCCTCACGCCGGTGCTTTCGCCGTGGGAAGCCGCCGCCCATCCGCAGAACGCGGCGCGCGGGACATTCGTCGACATCGGCGGCACCGTGCAGCCGGCCCCGGCCCCGCGGTTCGACCGCACGCCGGCTGCGACGCCGGACGCGCCGCCGCGG